A window of the Lolium perenne isolate Kyuss_39 chromosome 7, Kyuss_2.0, whole genome shotgun sequence genome harbors these coding sequences:
- the LOC127316058 gene encoding glycosyltransferase BC10-like: MVVNCSKGKDVYAMATAPPRRFSVDLVRLFLLFAVLTTGFLVAVLFFGDGVAASSYYRLPSLALPDVLHAVGTSAPCTEENEVERWWARPPAKSAWHNMSDDELLWAASFEARATPPRRPSKPRKVAFLFLTRGPLPLAPLWERFFNGTSTGGNGTELFSVYVHTTPGYRPDFPPSSPFHGRQVPSQVTQWGRPSMVDAERRLLANALLDHDNEHFVLVSESCIPLHPLSTVHAYLTRSVHSFIQVIDDPGPDGRGRYHAGMAPDVSISQWRKGSQWFELRRSLAVFVVADGRYYPRFREVCRPPCYVDEHYLPTVLTIVAPGSIANRSVTWVDWSRGGAHPASFGTKDVREKFLEGMVWKEKKRCTGNGQLEEACFLFARKFAPSALQPLLELSSGILGY, translated from the exons ATGGTGGTCAACTGCAGCAAAGGCAAAGACGTCTACGCGATGGCGACGGCGCCGCCCAGGAGATTCTCGGTGGACCTCGTCAGGCTGTTTCTGCTCTTCGCCGTGCTCACCACCGGCTTCCTCGTCGCCGTCCTATTCTTCGGCGACGGCGTGGCCGCCTCCAGCTACTACCGCCTCCCGAGCCTCGCCCTCCCCGATGTCCTCCACGCCGTTGGGACATCGGCGCCGTGCACGGAGGAAAACGAGGTGGAACGCTGGTGGGCGCGGCCACCGGCCAAAAGCGCGTGGCACAACATGAGCGACGATGAGCTGCTGTGGGCGGCATCGTTCGAGGCCCGGGCCACACCGCCGCGGCGGCCATCGAAGCCAAGGAAGGTGGCGTTCCTGTTCCTGACGCGCGGCCCGCTGCCGCTGGCACCGCTCTGGGAGAGATTCTTCAATGGCACCAGCACCGGCGGAAACGGCACGGAGCTCTTCTCCGTGTACGTCCACACCACGCCGGGGTACCGCCCCGACTTCCCGCCATCGTCGCCGTTCCACGGCCGTCAGGTTCCCAGCCAG GTGACGCAGTGGGGGAGGCCGAGTATGGTGGACGCGGAGCGGCGGCTGCTGGCGAACGCGCTGCTCGACCATGACAATGAGCACTTCGTGCTCGTCTCCGAGTCATGCATCCCTCTCCATCCTCTTTCCACCGTCCACGCCTACCTTACCCGCTCCGTCCATAGCTTCATCCAGGTCATTGATGACCCAGGCCCGGACGGCCGGGGCCGTTATCACGCCGGCATGGCCCCTGACGTGTCCATCTCGCAGTGGCGCAAAGGCTCGCAGTGGTTCGAGCTCCGGCGATCTCTCGCCGTGTTCGTGGTTGCTGATGGCCGTTACTACCCTAGGTTCCGTGAGGTGTGCCGGCCGCCGTGCTATGTGGACGAGCACTACCTCCCCACGGTGCTCACCATTGTGGCGCCGGGGAGCATAGCCAACCGCAGTGTTACTTGGGTCGACTGGTCCCGTGGCGGGGCGCACCCTGCGAGTTTTGGTACCAAGGATGTAAGGGAGAAGTTCTTGGAGGGGATGGTGTGGAAGGAGAAGAAAAGGTGTACGGGCAATGGGCAGTTGGAGGAGGCATGTTTTTTGTTTGCAAGGAAGTTCGCGCCAAGCGCGCTGCAGCCACTGCTCGAGCTTTCTTCCGGGATCCTCGGGTACTAG